In one Corallococcus sp. EGB genomic region, the following are encoded:
- a CDS encoding sigma-70 family RNA polymerase sigma factor — protein sequence MAPNDSAAQQASDLSADRDLLRQVALGSAAAMRDVYARCSARVFAIAVRLLPTRADAEEVLQEAFLEVWRRAREFDPLRGGLETWVTTIARTRAIDRLRSLGTVSRMVDGVAQQPPPVSATPLSPDDSAAAAQEQSRVRVALARLPPEQREVVLLAYFDGLSQSEIARKTGQPLGTVKTRARLALEKLAVLLEARAESASG from the coding sequence ATGGCGCCCAACGACTCCGCTGCTCAGCAAGCGAGTGACCTGTCGGCCGACCGCGACCTGCTGAGGCAGGTGGCGCTCGGCAGCGCGGCGGCCATGAGGGACGTCTACGCGCGCTGCTCCGCGAGGGTGTTCGCCATCGCGGTGCGGCTGTTGCCCACGCGGGCGGACGCGGAGGAGGTCCTGCAGGAGGCCTTCCTGGAGGTCTGGCGCCGGGCGCGCGAGTTCGACCCGCTGCGGGGCGGGTTGGAGACGTGGGTGACGACCATCGCGCGGACGCGGGCGATTGATCGGCTGCGTTCGTTGGGCACGGTGTCGCGGATGGTGGATGGGGTGGCCCAGCAGCCGCCGCCGGTGAGTGCGACGCCACTGTCGCCGGACGACTCCGCGGCTGCGGCGCAGGAACAGTCGCGGGTGCGCGTGGCGCTGGCGCGGCTGCCGCCGGAGCAGCGCGAGGTGGTGCTGCTCGCGTACTTCGACGGGCTGTCCCAGAGTGAGATTGCGCGGAAGACGGGCCAGCCGCTGGGCACGGTGAAGACGCGCGCGCGGCTGGCGTTGGAGAAGCTGGCGGTGCTGTTGGAGGCACGGGCGGAGAGCGCTTCCGGCTGA
- a CDS encoding FadR/GntR family transcriptional regulator: protein MGMGRGGLVAYVEAELERQIALGQIHPSGQFASEVELARRMKVCRGTMREALRRLAARGLVVQRPGRKTRAVALDESLTLENLGLALHDARSSEARWLLDGYFSLRRQVLIELLVDCCAKASERDLDALGSLCFRLWDIAKWELGERCAQVEFELLRLAARVAERPGHVLLVQSLHRAFLGGAARLLPFMGGEALREWVICASDALRERDTQALQQNLPTLMRAYDERLLNAFAPSVPKPFTAEAPPVQEPPQRNPPTVIEPCGLQESGPGAATEVAGQLGPIPKPDVPTEACPCVNERGLGHPVQITGPDEALESRPDTGEDGGHGCLVPIKDAALMVQPIEGSEPSAMEDPKAPSSPGGLLEHSREGAQMDDGTRPGHLESPRHLGDGLTAAGASMAYCSEPPASS from the coding sequence ATGGGGATGGGACGGGGTGGACTCGTGGCGTACGTGGAAGCAGAGCTCGAGCGCCAAATCGCGCTGGGGCAAATCCACCCGTCCGGGCAGTTCGCGTCGGAGGTGGAGCTGGCGCGTCGCATGAAGGTGTGTCGGGGCACCATGCGCGAGGCGCTGCGGCGGCTGGCGGCGCGGGGCCTGGTGGTGCAGCGCCCCGGTCGCAAGACGCGCGCGGTGGCACTGGATGAGTCGCTGACGCTGGAGAACCTGGGGCTGGCGCTGCATGACGCGCGCTCGTCTGAGGCCCGCTGGCTCCTGGACGGCTACTTCAGCCTCCGGCGACAGGTGCTGATAGAGCTGCTGGTCGACTGCTGCGCGAAGGCCTCCGAGCGGGACCTGGACGCGCTGGGCAGCCTCTGCTTCAGGCTTTGGGACATAGCGAAGTGGGAATTGGGAGAACGCTGCGCCCAGGTAGAGTTCGAGCTGCTTCGGCTGGCGGCCCGGGTGGCGGAGCGGCCCGGGCATGTGCTCCTCGTTCAATCCCTGCATCGGGCCTTCCTGGGAGGTGCGGCCCGACTGCTGCCCTTCATGGGAGGTGAGGCGCTGCGCGAGTGGGTCATTTGCGCGTCGGATGCCCTGAGGGAGCGCGACACGCAGGCACTCCAGCAGAACCTGCCAACGCTGATGAGGGCTTACGACGAGCGCTTGCTGAACGCCTTCGCCCCCAGCGTCCCGAAACCTTTCACCGCCGAGGCTCCACCTGTCCAAGAGCCCCCTCAGCGAAATCCCCCGACAGTCATCGAGCCTTGCGGTTTGCAGGAGTCAGGCCCGGGCGCGGCGACGGAAGTCGCTGGCCAGCTTGGGCCCATTCCCAAGCCAGATGTGCCGACGGAGGCATGCCCCTGCGTGAATGAGCGTGGCCTCGGCCACCCTGTGCAAATCACCGGCCCCGATGAGGCGTTGGAGTCGCGCCCTGACACTGGGGAGGACGGCGGCCATGGCTGCCTCGTGCCCATCAAAGACGCGGCGCTGATGGTTCAGCCGATAGAGGGAAGCGAGCCTTCTGCGATGGAAGACCCGAAAGCCCCCTCGTCACCCGGCGGCCTCCTTGAACATTCCCGCGAAGGCGCTCAGATGGACGATGGGACGCGTCCCGGGCACCTGGAATCCCCTCGCCACCTCGGCGACGGGCTCACCGCGGCTGGCGCTTCCATGGCCTATTGCTCAGAGCCACCAGCGTCTTCGTGA